Proteins from a single region of Nomia melanderi isolate GNS246 chromosome 11, iyNomMela1, whole genome shotgun sequence:
- the O-fut1 gene encoding O-fucosyltransferase 1 isoform X4 → MYGFGNQADHFLGALGFAKALNRTLILPPWVEYRTGETRSIQVPFNTYFNVSQVQSCHKAMLMKTFMEDIAPKIWQPKERVSFCYSTRGKGDSCNAKEGNPFGPFWDTYNIDFTKSEFYGPLHYDVYHTDIAIQWKKQYPAINWPVLAFTGAPASFPVQLENKKFQKYLEWNTEMLNKAKAFIKETLPRGAFIGIHLRNGIDWVRACEFISSTPNLFAAPQCLGYRNERGKATSAMCLPSFDLIVRHLKRVIRNGKDIKSVFVASDNNYMIEELTKALARMEVSVFKQTSPASPHLDLAILGRANYFIGNCISSFSAFVAREREVKGYPTFFWGFPTERSSSMTHEEL, encoded by the exons ATGTATGg GTTTGGAAACCAAGCAGATCACTTTTTAGGTGCCTTAGGATTTGCAAAAGCATTAAATCGTACCTTGATTCTACCGCCATGGGTTGAATATAGAACAGGAGAAACTAGATCG ATACAAGTTCCTTTTAAcacatattttaatgtttcacaaGTACAAAGTTGTCACAAAGCGatgttaatgaaaacatttatgGAAGATATTGCACCAAAAATATGGCAACCTAAGGAAAGAGTAT CTTTCTGTTATTCCACACGTGGCAAAGGAGATTCATGTAATGCTAAAGAGGGAAATCCATTTGGCCCATTTTGGGACACATACAATATAGATTTTACAAAATCAGAATTTTATGGTCCACTCCACTATGATGTTTATCACACAGACATAGCAATACAATGGAAGAAACAATATCCAGCAATAAATTGGCCAGTGTTAGCATTTACAGGCGCACCTGCCAGTTTTCCTGTTCAGCTAGAgaataaaaagtttcaaaaatatcttgaaTGGAACACAGAAATGCTTAATAAAGCAAAAGcttttataaaagaaactttaCCAAGGGGAGCTTTTATAGGAATTCATTTACGCAATGGAATTGATTGG GTTCGTGCTTGTGAATTTATATCCAGTACACCAAATCTTTTTGCTGCACCTCAATGTCTTGGTTAtagaaatgaaagaggaaaagcaACTTCTGCTATGTGTTTACCATCATTTGATTTAATAGTACGTCATCTCAAACGTGTCATTCGCAATGGGAAAGACATCAAATCAGTATTTGTGGCATCTGACAACAATTACATGATTGAGGAACTTACTAAAGCTTTGGCACGCATGGAg GTTTCAGTTTTTAAACAAACTTCACCTGCTTCTCCTCATTTGGATTTAGCAATTCTTGGAAGAGCAAATTATTTCATAGGGAACTGTATTTCTTCTTTCTCAGCGTTTGTTGCAAGAGAAAGAGAAGTGAAAGGATACCCTACATTTTTTTGGGGTTTTCCCACAGAAAGATCATCTTCCATGACCCATGAAGAATTGTAA
- the LOC116430600 gene encoding actin-binding protein IPP isoform X2, whose product MADGAVPPMKNSHNCNNMGFATQVVKQTSDVSNIVYAVGQYAPKVLRNLNAQRLKNQFSDVGLVAGGSIIRAHRSVLAAGSAYFNAMFTGGLVEEQQELVEIHSVSADILSILVDFIYTGNVDVTQDNVQELFAAADMLELDEVVSGCISYLEQQLHPSNALGIYRFAEAHNRLDLLETALRFIQVNFPQVSQEEEFLDLPKENLVHFLSSDYIHIDTEFQVFQAAYNWIVHNIPTRRCYVFEILSHIRLRLCSLARLERVILECKDASLIVALRSIQKDLVSNKGCLVPLHAQPRLCAKKNILVIGGSRREHSVNSWGRATESTYETIEKYDIFTGKWSEVAPIGIGRILPGVALLDGKVYVVGGELESCIIANCECYDPRDNVWTSIACMEEPRCEFGLCALDNNLYAFGGWVGTDIGGSIEIYDPITNTWTLDGQLPEPRFSMGVVAFEGLIYIVGGCTLNRRHRQDMMSYNPVTREWTYLAPMLTPRSQMGITILDGYIYVVGGTNKNQEVLTSVERYSFEKNKWSTVAPMNIGRSYPAVAAADSRLYVIGGDQSQEINFYRTQITISTVECYDPHSNKWHECASLPTSRGEAAAIVAPF is encoded by the exons ATGGCGGATGGTGCAGTGCCACCAATGAAGAATAGtcataattgtaacaatatggGTTTTGCAACACAAGTGGTGAAACAGACATCTGATGTCTCAAATATTGTTTATGCAGTGGGGCAGTATGCTCCAAAGGTATTGAGGAATTTAAATGCCCAAAgactaaaaaatcaatttagtgaTGTGGGTTTGGTCGCTGGTGGTAGTATCATTAGAGCACATAGGTCAGTTTTGGCTGCCGGAAGTGCATATTTCAATGCTATGTTTACTGGTGGTCTTGTGGAGGAACAACAGGAGTTAGTAGAAATTCATTCGGTGTCAGCCGATATTCTTTCCATATTGGTGGATTTCATTTATACTGGGAATGTTGATGTTACCCAGGACAATGTTCAAGAATTATTTGCAGCTGCTGACATGTTAGAATTAGATGAAGTGGTATCAGGTTGCATTTCGTATTTAGAACAACAGCTTCATCCATCAAATGCTCTTGGGATTTATAG atttgcgGAAGCGCATAACAGATTAGATCTTTTGGAGACTGCCCTACGCTTTATACAAGTCAATTTTCCTCAAGTATCGCAGGAGGAAGAATTTTTGGATTTGCCGAAAGAAAATCTTGTTCATTTTCTCAGTAGCGATTATATTCATATTGATACTGAATTCCAG GTCTTCCAAGCTGCATATAATTGGATTGTCCACAATATACCAACAAGAAGGTGttatgtatttgaaatattaagtcATATACGTTTGCGGCTGTGTTCATTAGCAAGATTGGAACGCGTTATCTTGGAATGCAAAGACGCGAGTCTCATTGTGGCGTTAAGATCTATTCAAAAAGATTTAGTGTCGAACAAAGGATGTCTTGTGCCTCTTCATGCACAGCCTAGACTTTGCGCTAAGAAAAACATTTTAGTGATCGGTGGTTCGCGACGGGAGCATTCGGTGAATAGTTGGGGCAGGGCTACTGAGAGTACTTACGAAACGATTGAGAAATACGATATATTCACTGG aaAGTGGAGTGAAGTGGCACCAATAGGTATAGGACGAATTCTACCGGGAGTGGCATTACTGGATGGTAAAGTGTATGTTGTTGGCGGAGAACTGGAATCATGTATTATTGCTAACTGCGAATGCTATGATCCACGCGATAATGTTTGGACTTCGATTGCCTGTATGGAAGAACCCAGATGTGAATTTGGACTCTGTGCCTTGGATAATAACTTATATGCATTTGGTGGTTGGGTTGGCACTGACATTGGCGGATCAATAGAAATATACGATCCAATAACTAACACTTGGACACTCGACGGACAACTTCCGGAACCTCGATTTAGCATGGGAGTAGTTGCTTTTGAAG GATTAATATACATAGTGGGTGGTTGCACACTCAATCGCAGACATAGGCAAGATATGATGAGTTATAATCCAGTAACTAGAGAATGGACTTATTTGGCACCAATGCTCACACCACGTTCACAAATGGGGATCACTATATTGGACGGATATATTTATGTTGTTGGTGGTACTAATAAGAATCAGGAAGTTTTAACATCTGTTGAACGATATTCTTTCGAAAAG AATAAATGGAGTACCGTGGCACCCATGAATATAGGCAGATCATATCCGGCTGTTGCAGCAGCTGATAGTCGATTGTATGTGATAGGAGGTGATCAATCTcaggaaatcaatttttatcgaaCACAGATCACAATATCCACCGTGGAATGTTATGATCCACATTCAAATAAATGGCACGAGTGTGCTTCGTTGCCAACAAGCAGGGGTGAAGCAGCAGCAATTGTTGCACCcttttga
- the O-fut1 gene encoding O-fucosyltransferase 1 isoform X5 — MFGNQADHFLGALGFAKALNRTLILPPWVEYRTGETRSIQVPFNTYFNVSQVQSCHKAMLMKTFMEDIAPKIWQPKERVSFCYSTRGKGDSCNAKEGNPFGPFWDTYNIDFTKSEFYGPLHYDVYHTDIAIQWKKQYPAINWPVLAFTGAPASFPVQLENKKFQKYLEWNTEMLNKAKAFIKETLPRGAFIGIHLRNGIDWVRACEFISSTPNLFAAPQCLGYRNERGKATSAMCLPSFDLIVRHLKRVIRNGKDIKSVFVASDNNYMIEELTKALARMEVSVFKQTSPASPHLDLAILGRANYFIGNCISSFSAFVAREREVKGYPTFFWGFPTERSSSMTHEEL, encoded by the exons AT GTTTGGAAACCAAGCAGATCACTTTTTAGGTGCCTTAGGATTTGCAAAAGCATTAAATCGTACCTTGATTCTACCGCCATGGGTTGAATATAGAACAGGAGAAACTAGATCG ATACAAGTTCCTTTTAAcacatattttaatgtttcacaaGTACAAAGTTGTCACAAAGCGatgttaatgaaaacatttatgGAAGATATTGCACCAAAAATATGGCAACCTAAGGAAAGAGTAT CTTTCTGTTATTCCACACGTGGCAAAGGAGATTCATGTAATGCTAAAGAGGGAAATCCATTTGGCCCATTTTGGGACACATACAATATAGATTTTACAAAATCAGAATTTTATGGTCCACTCCACTATGATGTTTATCACACAGACATAGCAATACAATGGAAGAAACAATATCCAGCAATAAATTGGCCAGTGTTAGCATTTACAGGCGCACCTGCCAGTTTTCCTGTTCAGCTAGAgaataaaaagtttcaaaaatatcttgaaTGGAACACAGAAATGCTTAATAAAGCAAAAGcttttataaaagaaactttaCCAAGGGGAGCTTTTATAGGAATTCATTTACGCAATGGAATTGATTGG GTTCGTGCTTGTGAATTTATATCCAGTACACCAAATCTTTTTGCTGCACCTCAATGTCTTGGTTAtagaaatgaaagaggaaaagcaACTTCTGCTATGTGTTTACCATCATTTGATTTAATAGTACGTCATCTCAAACGTGTCATTCGCAATGGGAAAGACATCAAATCAGTATTTGTGGCATCTGACAACAATTACATGATTGAGGAACTTACTAAAGCTTTGGCACGCATGGAg GTTTCAGTTTTTAAACAAACTTCACCTGCTTCTCCTCATTTGGATTTAGCAATTCTTGGAAGAGCAAATTATTTCATAGGGAACTGTATTTCTTCTTTCTCAGCGTTTGTTGCAAGAGAAAGAGAAGTGAAAGGATACCCTACATTTTTTTGGGGTTTTCCCACAGAAAGATCATCTTCCATGACCCATGAAGAATTGTAA
- the O-fut1 gene encoding O-fucosyltransferase 1 isoform X3 has protein sequence MFSIIFFILFLTKFYSTYCENFDIDTNGYIVYCPCMGRFGNQADHFLGALGFAKALNRTLILPPWVEYRTGETRSIQVPFNTYFNVSQVQSCHKAMLMKTFMEDIAPKIWQPKERVSFCYSTRGKGDSCNAKEGNPFGPFWDTYNIDFTKSEFYGPLHYDVYHTDIAIQWKKQYPAINWPVLAFTGAPASFPVQLENKKFQKYLEWNTEMLNKAKAFIKETLPRGAFIGIHLRNGIDWVRACEFISSTPNLFAAPQCLGYRNERGKATSAMCLPSFDLIVRHLKRVIRNGKDIKSVFVASDNNYMIEELTKALARMEVSVFKQTSPASPHLDLAILGRANYFIGNCISSFSAFVAREREVKGYPTFFWGFPTERSSSMTHEEL, from the exons ATGTtcagtattattttctttattttatttttaaccaaGTTTTACAGTACATATTGCgaaaattttgatattgatACAAATGGGTACATTGTTTATTGTCCATGTATGg GAAGGTTTGGAAACCAAGCAGATCACTTTTTAGGTGCCTTAGGATTTGCAAAAGCATTAAATCGTACCTTGATTCTACCGCCATGGGTTGAATATAGAACAGGAGAAACTAGATCG ATACAAGTTCCTTTTAAcacatattttaatgtttcacaaGTACAAAGTTGTCACAAAGCGatgttaatgaaaacatttatgGAAGATATTGCACCAAAAATATGGCAACCTAAGGAAAGAGTAT CTTTCTGTTATTCCACACGTGGCAAAGGAGATTCATGTAATGCTAAAGAGGGAAATCCATTTGGCCCATTTTGGGACACATACAATATAGATTTTACAAAATCAGAATTTTATGGTCCACTCCACTATGATGTTTATCACACAGACATAGCAATACAATGGAAGAAACAATATCCAGCAATAAATTGGCCAGTGTTAGCATTTACAGGCGCACCTGCCAGTTTTCCTGTTCAGCTAGAgaataaaaagtttcaaaaatatcttgaaTGGAACACAGAAATGCTTAATAAAGCAAAAGcttttataaaagaaactttaCCAAGGGGAGCTTTTATAGGAATTCATTTACGCAATGGAATTGATTGG GTTCGTGCTTGTGAATTTATATCCAGTACACCAAATCTTTTTGCTGCACCTCAATGTCTTGGTTAtagaaatgaaagaggaaaagcaACTTCTGCTATGTGTTTACCATCATTTGATTTAATAGTACGTCATCTCAAACGTGTCATTCGCAATGGGAAAGACATCAAATCAGTATTTGTGGCATCTGACAACAATTACATGATTGAGGAACTTACTAAAGCTTTGGCACGCATGGAg GTTTCAGTTTTTAAACAAACTTCACCTGCTTCTCCTCATTTGGATTTAGCAATTCTTGGAAGAGCAAATTATTTCATAGGGAACTGTATTTCTTCTTTCTCAGCGTTTGTTGCAAGAGAAAGAGAAGTGAAAGGATACCCTACATTTTTTTGGGGTTTTCCCACAGAAAGATCATCTTCCATGACCCATGAAGAATTGTAA
- the LOC116430600 gene encoding actin-binding protein IPP isoform X1: MRLKGKNNTKSFHSVYKVLSRICRTADKGQLDGFMADGAVPPMKNSHNCNNMGFATQVVKQTSDVSNIVYAVGQYAPKVLRNLNAQRLKNQFSDVGLVAGGSIIRAHRSVLAAGSAYFNAMFTGGLVEEQQELVEIHSVSADILSILVDFIYTGNVDVTQDNVQELFAAADMLELDEVVSGCISYLEQQLHPSNALGIYRFAEAHNRLDLLETALRFIQVNFPQVSQEEEFLDLPKENLVHFLSSDYIHIDTEFQVFQAAYNWIVHNIPTRRCYVFEILSHIRLRLCSLARLERVILECKDASLIVALRSIQKDLVSNKGCLVPLHAQPRLCAKKNILVIGGSRREHSVNSWGRATESTYETIEKYDIFTGKWSEVAPIGIGRILPGVALLDGKVYVVGGELESCIIANCECYDPRDNVWTSIACMEEPRCEFGLCALDNNLYAFGGWVGTDIGGSIEIYDPITNTWTLDGQLPEPRFSMGVVAFEGLIYIVGGCTLNRRHRQDMMSYNPVTREWTYLAPMLTPRSQMGITILDGYIYVVGGTNKNQEVLTSVERYSFEKNKWSTVAPMNIGRSYPAVAAADSRLYVIGGDQSQEINFYRTQITISTVECYDPHSNKWHECASLPTSRGEAAAIVAPF, translated from the exons ATGCGTTTAAAAGGGAAAAACAACACAAAATCGTTCCATAGCGTCTATAAGGTGCTTTCTCGTATATGTC GAACTGCAGATAAAGGACAACTTGATGGTTTCATGGCGGATGGTGCAGTGCCACCAATGAAGAATAGtcataattgtaacaatatggGTTTTGCAACACAAGTGGTGAAACAGACATCTGATGTCTCAAATATTGTTTATGCAGTGGGGCAGTATGCTCCAAAGGTATTGAGGAATTTAAATGCCCAAAgactaaaaaatcaatttagtgaTGTGGGTTTGGTCGCTGGTGGTAGTATCATTAGAGCACATAGGTCAGTTTTGGCTGCCGGAAGTGCATATTTCAATGCTATGTTTACTGGTGGTCTTGTGGAGGAACAACAGGAGTTAGTAGAAATTCATTCGGTGTCAGCCGATATTCTTTCCATATTGGTGGATTTCATTTATACTGGGAATGTTGATGTTACCCAGGACAATGTTCAAGAATTATTTGCAGCTGCTGACATGTTAGAATTAGATGAAGTGGTATCAGGTTGCATTTCGTATTTAGAACAACAGCTTCATCCATCAAATGCTCTTGGGATTTATAG atttgcgGAAGCGCATAACAGATTAGATCTTTTGGAGACTGCCCTACGCTTTATACAAGTCAATTTTCCTCAAGTATCGCAGGAGGAAGAATTTTTGGATTTGCCGAAAGAAAATCTTGTTCATTTTCTCAGTAGCGATTATATTCATATTGATACTGAATTCCAG GTCTTCCAAGCTGCATATAATTGGATTGTCCACAATATACCAACAAGAAGGTGttatgtatttgaaatattaagtcATATACGTTTGCGGCTGTGTTCATTAGCAAGATTGGAACGCGTTATCTTGGAATGCAAAGACGCGAGTCTCATTGTGGCGTTAAGATCTATTCAAAAAGATTTAGTGTCGAACAAAGGATGTCTTGTGCCTCTTCATGCACAGCCTAGACTTTGCGCTAAGAAAAACATTTTAGTGATCGGTGGTTCGCGACGGGAGCATTCGGTGAATAGTTGGGGCAGGGCTACTGAGAGTACTTACGAAACGATTGAGAAATACGATATATTCACTGG aaAGTGGAGTGAAGTGGCACCAATAGGTATAGGACGAATTCTACCGGGAGTGGCATTACTGGATGGTAAAGTGTATGTTGTTGGCGGAGAACTGGAATCATGTATTATTGCTAACTGCGAATGCTATGATCCACGCGATAATGTTTGGACTTCGATTGCCTGTATGGAAGAACCCAGATGTGAATTTGGACTCTGTGCCTTGGATAATAACTTATATGCATTTGGTGGTTGGGTTGGCACTGACATTGGCGGATCAATAGAAATATACGATCCAATAACTAACACTTGGACACTCGACGGACAACTTCCGGAACCTCGATTTAGCATGGGAGTAGTTGCTTTTGAAG GATTAATATACATAGTGGGTGGTTGCACACTCAATCGCAGACATAGGCAAGATATGATGAGTTATAATCCAGTAACTAGAGAATGGACTTATTTGGCACCAATGCTCACACCACGTTCACAAATGGGGATCACTATATTGGACGGATATATTTATGTTGTTGGTGGTACTAATAAGAATCAGGAAGTTTTAACATCTGTTGAACGATATTCTTTCGAAAAG AATAAATGGAGTACCGTGGCACCCATGAATATAGGCAGATCATATCCGGCTGTTGCAGCAGCTGATAGTCGATTGTATGTGATAGGAGGTGATCAATCTcaggaaatcaatttttatcgaaCACAGATCACAATATCCACCGTGGAATGTTATGATCCACATTCAAATAAATGGCACGAGTGTGCTTCGTTGCCAACAAGCAGGGGTGAAGCAGCAGCAATTGTTGCACCcttttga